One Chitinophagaceae bacterium C216 genomic window carries:
- the ccpA_2 gene encoding Catabolite control protein A, producing MAKEKEKEKEKDVTIYDLANELNISVATVSRALKNDPVVSKKTRKKIFELAEKRGYRTNPFARNLRSGETKTIAFMVHELNSTFINSVLSGVEKIVTEAGYDLIIAHSSESFAKEAANAKNLFDKRVDGVIASLSFDTKNLDHFKPFFDRNVPVVFFDRVEKGKGNTVVVIDNYKCGYEATQHLIEQGCKRIAHITASLSRNVYSDRYRGYKDALYDNNIEPDESLVFIGDLSEETGADAAKKFLNMSERPDGAFITNDFVAASFIKKIKEAGLRVPEDVAVVGFNNDAIGHLIEPTLTTVNYPGIEMGEVAGRTLINHLKGVSDLSKINTIIINSELIIRESSVRKK from the coding sequence ATGGCGAAAGAAAAAGAGAAAGAAAAGGAGAAAGACGTCACCATCTACGACCTTGCTAACGAATTAAATATTTCAGTAGCAACGGTGAGTCGCGCGCTTAAAAACGACCCCGTGGTGAGCAAAAAAACCCGCAAAAAAATTTTTGAGCTGGCCGAAAAAAGAGGGTATAGAACAAATCCTTTTGCCCGTAACCTGAGAAGCGGCGAAACCAAAACCATAGCGTTTATGGTTCACGAGCTGAACAGTACGTTTATTAACTCCGTGTTGTCGGGTGTGGAAAAAATCGTTACTGAAGCCGGTTATGATTTGATTATTGCCCACTCTTCCGAAAGCTTTGCTAAGGAAGCAGCCAATGCTAAAAACCTTTTTGATAAGCGCGTAGACGGCGTTATTGCGTCGCTTTCCTTTGACACCAAAAACCTTGACCACTTCAAGCCATTCTTCGATAGAAATGTACCGGTAGTGTTCTTTGACCGTGTAGAAAAAGGCAAAGGCAATACGGTGGTGGTTATAGACAACTATAAGTGCGGATACGAAGCTACTCAGCACCTTATTGAACAAGGTTGCAAACGCATAGCACATATTACCGCTAGTTTATCACGTAATGTATACTCCGATAGGTATAGAGGATATAAGGATGCACTTTACGATAATAATATTGAACCCGATGAATCGCTGGTATTCATTGGAGACCTGAGCGAGGAAACCGGTGCCGATGCTGCAAAGAAATTCCTAAACATGTCCGAAAGACCTGACGGCGCCTTTATTACTAACGATTTTGTAGCAGCTTCATTTATTAAAAAAATTAAAGAAGCGGGATTAAGAGTGCCAGAAGACGTTGCGGTAGTAGGATTCAACAACGATGCGATCGGCCATCTGATTGAGCCCACCCTCACTACCGTGAACTACCCGGGTATTGAAATGGGTGAAGTTGCCGGACGCACACTTATTAATCATCTCAAAGGAGTAAGCGATTTAAGTAAGATTAATACCATCATCATTAATTCGGAATTAATCATTCGCGAATCCTCCGTGAGAAAAAAATAA